Part of the Zingiber officinale cultivar Zhangliang chromosome 6A, Zo_v1.1, whole genome shotgun sequence genome, CTTGTTGAGGGGGGTCGTCGAGGCCGCGGGACCGGTAGGCGAGCTTGAAGATGAGATATGCAGCGTAGGTTGTTTTGGGGGTCAGCAACTTGCTTTGGATGCTGCCGCGAATCTCCAGCCAGCATACGTTCACCAGTTCGGCCACCTCTGGGAATCTGACTGCCACCTCTGGGAATCTGACAACGTGAGCCAACAGGTGAATGAGACAAAGTAAGAATTGTGAAGACATGCTACGTTCATTTCTCTCCCTTCTTCCCGAATAAGGGTAAAAATTACTTTCCCTTTACTTACCCTTCCCTCACACCCTCCCGAACATAAACGAAATTAAGATATCAAGCACAACTCGGAGATAGAACAAGAATAACAGAGGAAAATGAGATGCGCATGAAGAAGAAAATGAGTTGAAATTTGCGACAAATAGATACATAGAGATTGACATTACCTGGAGTCGGGCAAAGAGATCCACCGCAAGTACTCAGGCGTTTCGCCCCACACGATCGTGAGTTCCCGGACGGAGATCATGTAGCACTTGGCACCGGTCGATCTCTCCAACCACATACCCTGCAACAAAACCAAACCCAACACGCACCAGTCGTTACCATCTAGATGCAACGATCGAGGATGAAAGGGAAGAGGATTAAAAAAAAAGTGAAGAATCGAATGGATCGGAAGAGGAGAAAGTGAGgaagagataaaaaaaaaggGGAAGGGATATGATCGGATCGGTACCATCTTGCCGCCGTCGATGAGGATAGGGTCGCAGAGTCGGAAGAAGAGATCGCGCTTGGAGGAGTACTCGAAGGGACGGAGAGCGCTCGAGAGGATGGAAGGGGTGTCGGCGGGGAGGAACCGGCCCCAGACGAGGTCGGAATCGGCAGCGGCGCGGAAGGCGGTGGAGACGGCGGAGGAGCGGCAGGCGTCGAGGGGCGACGTGTGGGCGATGGCGTGGGCGATGCAGCCCTCCGGAAGCTTCTCGATCCCCGAATCCTCCTTTTCCTTCCCCATCCCGATGTAGAAGCAGCGTGCGCGATGATGAACTAACTACGCCTTTCTCTATCTCTTTGCCAGATATCTATAAAAACACGATGACGAAGAAGGGGATGTATAATTTTGTGTCCGCAGAGGGGTTTCATGCGGTGAGTACGCGTATAAGGGGCAAGGGAGGAAGCTTAGCCGCGAAggcttttttcttttaaaaaatatgtcgTGAATTTGTGAGGTTGCCTTTTCTACATGGGAGTGGAAATGCTGTGGGCCCCAGTGATctttatattaatattatttattatcaataaaagataaattattcaatatttttaactacttTCTCAGGTAAAGAAAATAGACGAAAGAATTCAGATAAATATTTGTACTTTTTATATATATTGGATGCGAAGGATACTAGTAACGTGGTTCTATGGCTAATTGAGAAGTTGCTTTTGCAGTTAATTAGAAAAAGTCTCTTCGTTATCCTATAAAATCAGGAGTTTTAGTATTGGATCGGGGAAGGGATCTCGATATTAATCATTCAACGTTTAAATCAATGATATGGGtatgaggagaagaagaatagTAAAAAGATTATAGTAAAAGCGCATTCAAAAATGAAACATGGTATATCTTCATTTGTAGATGAAAATCTCTTTTTATAATAGTACTATAATATCTGTACACACATCCTAAAATGTGCGCATGTTTTCTAAAACAACATAagaaaagataaattaaaaaatatctcAGATATCTTTCTTAAGTGAACACTCAAATATATGATGTGGtaatctaaaaatttttaaagtacGATAGcacaaatttctaaaaaaatacaataaaatgtGTTTGTTGGTCTTGCTATTAGTCAACCGGTCACCATTTGATCGAGAGATCGTCAGCTTTTCAGTAAAAAAGAAGCTACTAATATGTCTTTCACTAGACTTTCCTATTGTCAGAAGTCTGCCTTGCATCCCACCGGATATAAGGTTCGATCAATAAGGACCGTGGATCAAAAAATTACTATTTATCTTTTAATCTCTACCGTAAATTACGGTGCACGATCGTTCAAATGGTCACATCCGATCAACATTAAAAGCTCGTTCGACTAACCTCACCTAATATGTAGTCCTGCGTAACTTTGATTTTTATATCAGCCTGTCTTTTCCATCTTGACTGATTCTATATTTACCtccatattaatatatataaaagattttaTTAGGAATGTACTATAGATACGGCAATTTACCAAAGAGCGcacttgaaaatctgaatttaccAAATGGCGTACATTACTTTGGTATTAACCAAAGAGCGcacttttttaaaagcatttcctattttaccctcctgataatttgactttttctattgttttccttttttcattatatttctctcacttctctctctcctctgtcggcagaatataggaataacattagtcaacttttaatcatattttaatacatttgaagaagccaaaataaataatggacaccatatttggactccttgcaattttagaaatccgaAAATGGGTGCGAGCTTTCAGTCGATCGGTGAGTTTGG contains:
- the LOC121995864 gene encoding putative F-box protein PP2-B12 — protein: MGKEKEDSGIEKLPEGCIAHAIAHTSPLDACRSSAVSTAFRAAADSDLVWGRFLPADTPSILSSALRPFEYSSKRDLFFRLCDPILIDGGKMGMWLERSTGAKCYMISVRELTIVWGETPEYLRWISLPDSRFPEVAVRFPEVAELVNVCWLEIRGSIQSKLLTPKTTYAAYLIFKLAYRSRGLDDPPQQASVKVGLRSSTTLVCLQPRSAAARERRIRMGESDPPTLPLARDNGWMEVAIGEFYNDEGEDGEVAISFTEIKGGHWKKGLIVEGIEIRPKHRK